CACTTCTGCATCGTTTGTATTGAGCCAGAAGTATGGTGAGACTGGCCTCTTGAGCAGAATTACCGTGCTGACGACGCCGATGTACTCGAGCGAGGAGAACGGCTCAAGATATTTGGTTAATGGCCCCCTGGCTATCGACAACAGCCGCGGCATCGGCAGCGTCGAGACGACCACGTCCGCGCTCAATTGGCCAGCGGTGGTCGAAACGCCGACTGCAGAATTGCCCTCAAGATCAATCCCAGTTGCGGTTACGCCGAGAGCCACCTCGCCGCCGAGGCGCCTCACCTGTTCAGCCAGGGTTGATACGACGAGCGAGGCCCCGCCCCGGAGGTAGGCGATGTTCTCCTGCTGCATTCGCTGTCTGGCGCAGAGCCAGGCTGCGGAGATACAGCTTGCGCGGTCTCCAAACTTTGCCTCAAGCAGCGGCCTCCAGATAGTCCCAAAGACTGCCTCGCCGACCGAGCGTTTCAGCCAATCCTCTGCGGTGAGCTTGTCGAGTCGCCTGATGCTCGAAAGATGCCGTCCCTTCAGCACGTTGAGCGCAAACCTGAGCCTGTCCAAAAACCTCAGCGGCGTGAACCTGAGAACGTCCATTGGCGTGGAGATTGGGTGTATTCTGCCTCCGAGCTGGACAGCACGGGTTATTCTGCGCCAGACGAGGCGGTCCTCGAGGCCGAGCTCGCTCGCCATGCGGCGGAAATCGAGCTCCGCCTCGCAGAAGAAGTGAAAGTGCCGGTCAACGGTCAGCCCGGCCAGCTCAAAAGACCTGGCCAGCCCACCCAGGAACTCGGACTGCTCGAGTATCTGTACGCTGAGTCCCGCCTTGAGAAGGCGATATGCCACTGTCAGGCCAGAGATGCCGCCGCCGATTATTACTGCTCTCACCCAAAAACCTTGATCTGCATCTTTTTAACAGAGAGCCTCACACCGCAAACCTGAGTGTCTCAGCTTGCGAAGCGTTTTTGGCCTGCGAGGAGTTTGGTCGGCTTGGTGCCTTGCCTCGAACCTGTGAGCTGCAACCTGCAGCTGATAGATTCTCCCCGATAGCAGCACCTACGCCTCAACCACCGCACCTTTCGGGACAACGACCACGCCGTTGTTTGTTACATGAAAGCGTTTTCTATCCTTATCCTCATCGTGCCCTATGACGGCCGCGTTTCTGATGACCACCTCTTTGTCGATAATGGCCTTCTTAATTTTAGCGTTTTTGCCGATGACAACGTGGCTCATGATTACGGAATCCTCGATCTCCGCGTAACATTTTACCCTGACGTCGGGCGAGAGTATTGAGTGCTTGACGAGCGCACCCACGACTACGACACCCTCGCAGACCATCGAGTCGAGCACGTTGCCGGTAAAGCCGATCTGCTCGTCATCCGCGAAGACAGTCCGCGCAGGAGGGTATTGCCCGTGGTAGCAGCGGAGCGGCCACTCTGGGTTGAACAGGTTGAACTTGGGGTTCAGCTCCAGCATGCCCATGCTGGCCTTCCAGTAGGCGTCCAGCGTCCCGATGTCCTCCCAATACCGGGGCTCGTGCGTCCACTCGTTACAGAAGTCATAGACGCAAACCTTCCCCATGTTCATCATCATGGGAATGATATTTGTGCCAAAATCGTGTTCTGAATCTGTTCTGCTATCCTTCTCAAGAACATCCAGCAAAAAATCTACATTGAAAAGGTAAACCCCCATCGAGGTGAGGCAGACATCAGGATGCCCAGGAACAGGCCTAGGGTGCCGGGGTTTCTCCTGGAAATCAACCAGCTGGCTCTCGTCGTTGATCACCGCCACGCCGAACTGCCTTCCGACCTCTTTGGGCTTCTCCAGGGCTACAATCGTCGCGTCGGCTCGATGCTCCCTATGAAAGTCGAGCATCAGCTGATAATTCATCTTGTAAACGTGGTCCCCAGAAAACACGAAAAGGTGCTCTGCACCCGATCGCTTTATCAGCTCAACATTCTGAGTAATCGCATCTGCTGTGCCAAGATACCAGTTCGCCCCCAGACGCTGCTGCGCGGGGATTGGGTCGATGAACTCGCCAAGCTCGCGGTTGTAGATTCGCCAGGCGAGACCTAAGTGCCGGATCAATGAATCGGACTTGTACTGTGTCAGGACATAGATGCACCGCAGGCCGGAGTTGGCGCAGTTGCTCAGCGTGAAATCTATCAGCCGATAGACGCCGCCGAAAGGCACGGCAGGTTTTGTCCTGTCCTTCGTTAGCGGGTGAAGCCGTCGGCCCCTACCTCCAGCAAGAATCATTACCAGCGTCGAGCGCATCTATCCTCGACTCTTCTCTTCGCCCATACCATCCATGCACCTCCCACGTTGACAGCGAACGCCTACTTACCCGCCGCGGCGGCCGCTTGCTCCTTCACCGACTCTTTCGTCTGCTGCCTCTTCTTCGCCTGCTCAATCACAAGCTTGAGTATCGCCTCGGCAAACTTCCGGGCCGCCGGCGGCCCATCCGCTGTTACGATCAGCCCATCGATTGTAACATCCTTGCCGGTGTACTTCGCGCCCTTCTCTATCAGGCGCGAACGCTCCGAGACCCACACTGTGGCTCTCTTGCCTCTCAAAA
This is a stretch of genomic DNA from bacterium. It encodes these proteins:
- the glgC gene encoding glucose-1-phosphate adenylyltransferase, which encodes MRSTLVMILAGGRGRRLHPLTKDRTKPAVPFGGVYRLIDFTLSNCANSGLRCIYVLTQYKSDSLIRHLGLAWRIYNRELGEFIDPIPAQQRLGANWYLGTADAITQNVELIKRSGAEHLFVFSGDHVYKMNYQLMLDFHREHRADATIVALEKPKEVGRQFGVAVINDESQLVDFQEKPRHPRPVPGHPDVCLTSMGVYLFNVDFLLDVLEKDSRTDSEHDFGTNIIPMMMNMGKVCVYDFCNEWTHEPRYWEDIGTLDAYWKASMGMLELNPKFNLFNPEWPLRCYHGQYPPARTVFADDEQIGFTGNVLDSMVCEGVVVVGALVKHSILSPDVRVKCYAEIEDSVIMSHVVIGKNAKIKKAIIDKEVVIRNAAVIGHDEDKDRKRFHVTNNGVVVVPKGAVVEA
- a CDS encoding FAD-dependent oxidoreductase yields the protein MRAVIIGGGISGLTVAYRLLKAGLSVQILEQSEFLGGLARSFELAGLTVDRHFHFFCEAELDFRRMASELGLEDRLVWRRITRAVQLGGRIHPISTPMDVLRFTPLRFLDRLRFALNVLKGRHLSSIRRLDKLTAEDWLKRSVGEAVFGTIWRPLLEAKFGDRASCISAAWLCARQRMQQENIAYLRGGASLVVSTLAEQVRRLGGEVALGVTATGIDLEGNSAVGVSTTAGQLSADVVVSTLPMPRLLSIARGPLTKYLEPFSSLEYIGVVSTVILLKRPVSPYFWLNTNDAEVSFAGIIDLTNLDPASSDKPHVVYIPQYCSTDADLFKAPERQVISRIVRDLVKVNGEFSDDWVLGAEVTKDCFAQHICTPGLLDRIPAHKTSVHGFFMAEWSQFYPNDRSVNNSVRIANSCARTVLDSAARR